The Anguilla rostrata isolate EN2019 chromosome 18, ASM1855537v3, whole genome shotgun sequence genome has a window encoding:
- the LOC135244647 gene encoding transcription factor A, mitochondrial-like, with the protein MISLISTGGNLLCRLLGPSTNTLFVRSSCVRACLVHAAKNFSSGSDGPPKVPATGYIRFVKQQQTVVAKQYPDVKYVEITKKIAQQWHALTPEQKLPFEQAAQAAREQYKEELKQFHARLTPEQSKALLEMKRQKRVRRKAIRMKRELTMLGKPKRPRTAFNIFMSEHFVEAKGVTMQGKMKSLVDDWAILDVSLKKTYKQLAEDDRVRYAHEMESWEKYMAQIGREDLVRRKGTLRKAVGAKGATRETKDKAVQTDATSQNVTKSTARLKKPEE; encoded by the exons GAGTTCCTGTGTTCGCGCGTGTTTGGTTCACGCGGCTAAGAACTTCAGCTCCGGCTCTGACGGTCCACCGAAGGTTCCGGCGACTGGATACATACGATTTGTAAAGCAGCAACAAACGGTGGTTGCCAAGCAGTATCCAG ATGTTAAGTATGTggaaattaccaaaaaaatcGCACAGCAGTGGCATGCCTTGACACCTGAACAGAAACTG CCCTTCGAGCAGGCAGCACAGGCCGCCCGGGAGCAGTACAAGGAGGAGCTGAAACAGTTCCACGCCCGCCTCACTCCAGAACAATCCAAAGCGCTGCTGGAGATGAAGCGGCAGAAGAGGGTGAGGAGGAAAGCCATCAGGATGAAgagg GAGCTGACGATGCTAGGAAAACCCAAAAGGCCCAGGACTGCCTTTAATATCTTCATGTCGGAACACTTTGTGGAGGCCAAAGGGGTAACCATGCAG GGAAAGATGAAATCACTAGTCGACGACTGGGCTATACTGGACGTCTCGCTGAAGAAG aCCTACAAGCAGCTTGCAGAGGATGATCGAGTTCGCTACGCACACGAGATGGAATCGTGGGAGAAGTACATGGCACAGATTGGGAGGGAGGATCTCGTTCGAAGGAAAGGCACGCTCAGAAAGGCCGTTGGCGCAAAAGGAGCCACTCGTGAGACCAAAGATAAGGCCGTTCAGACTGACGCGACCAGCCAAAACGTTACAAAGTCAACAGCCAGACTGAAAAAGCCAGAAGAGTGA